GACCTCCATCCCGAAGTGGCCGGCCAGCACCGACGCCACGTCGTGGCTGGTCGGGTAGACGCCCGAGGCGATGTTGAAGGCCCGGCCCGGGGCACTCCCGTGACGGGCCAGGTGGACAGTGGCGCCCACCAGGTCGTCGATGTGGACGAGGCGCTGCTCCACGGGCACCGCGTGCACGGCCAGGCGGTCGAGGCCCATGAACCTCTCGATGGCCGCGTCCAAGATGGCGCTGGCCAGCAGCTTGACGGTGCCCGGGCCATGGACCGAGACAGGGCGCAGCACGACGACGGGTAGCCCGTCGCGGCCATGGCGCCACACGACCTGCTCGGCCCCCCACTTGGCCTTGCCGTAGGAACGGCTGGGCCGGGGCTCGACCTCCTCGGGCACCGGGGAAGGGAGCTGGACGGCCTCGCCGTAGACCGACGTGCTGCTCATGTGCAGGGCGCGCTCCACCGTGTCGCTGGCGGCCACGGCCGCAAAGAGGCGCTCGGTCGCCTCGACGTTGTTGCGGACCATCTCCTGCTCCGACGAGCGCGAGCTCGAGGCCCCGGCCAGGTGGAAGACGTGGGTCACCCCCGCCAGGAGCTTGGTCATGTCCTCGGGCCGGGCCTCGACGAGGTCGACGGGCTGGTACTCGGCGGCAGCCGGCAGGCCGGCCGGGCGGCCCCGGCGACCGGTGGCCCGCACCGACCAGCCGCCAGCCAGCAGAGCGGGCACGAGATGGGAGGCGATGAAGCCGGTGGCTCCGGTCACGAGGGCGGAGGGGGCGGTCACGGCCCGTACAGTGGCACCGATGGACGTCTCGGTCTACTTCAACCCCGCGTGCTCGAACTGCCGCACGGCCGAGGGCCTGCTGCGGGAGCGGGGGATCGACGCCGACTATGTGCGCTACCTCGAGCAGGCCCCCTCCCGCGCCCAGCTGGAGGAGGTCCTGGCCAAGCTGGGCACCGACGACCCCAGGGACATCGTCCGTACCAAGGAGCCCGTCTACGCCGAGCTGGGGCTGGACGGGGCCGACCGCGAAACGCTGCTCGAAGCTCTCGTGGCCCACCCTGTGCTCATCCAGCGGCCGATCGTCGTGGTCGGGGACCGGGCCGTTGTCGCCCGCCCGGCCGAACGCCTCCTCGAGCTGCTCGACCCGCCCGCGGGCTGATGGGCCCGGGGTTCGTCACGGCCCTCGTCGGGTAGGACGGCCCATGGTGCAGACGACCCCGCACGAGACCACCAGCGCGACCTCCCCGGTCAGCTCCGGGTCGGTCGTGGCCGGCCGGTACCGGCTAGGGGGCCTGCTGGGCCGCGGTGGCATGGCCGACGTGTTCGATGCCGTGGACCTGCGCCTCGACCGGGCAGTGGCCGTGAAAGTGCTCAGGCCCGAGCTGGCCGCCCGCCACGACGTGCGGACCCGTTTCGAGGCCGAGGCCAGGGCCGCGGCCGGCCTCTCCCACCCCAACGCCGTGGCTGTGTACGACACCGGCGAGCACCACGGCGCCCCCTTCCTGGTCATGGAGCGGCTGCCGGGCGAGACCCTGGCCGACCGCCTGGCCCTCGGGCCGGTCGATGCCCAGTGGCTGCGCACGGCGGCCGTGGGTCTGCTCGGGGCGCTGGGGGCGGCGCACCGCAAGGGGATCGTGCACCGGGACGTGAAGCCCGGCAACATCCTGATCGCGTCCGACGGCACGGCCAAGATCGGCGACTTCGGGATCGCCAAGAGCGCGGGCACGGGCGACGGGGCCGGGCAGGACCAGGCCGCGCTGGACCTGACCCAGACGGACCAGCTGCTCGGCACCCCGGCGTATGTGGCCCCCGAGCGGCTCGAAGGGCGCACGGCCACGCCCCGGTCGGACCTGTGGGCCCTGGGAGTGGTGCTCTACGAGGCGCTGTCGGGTGAGAAACCTTTCCAGGGCGACAACCCGCTGGACGTGGCCCAGGCCATCGGTTCGGGGGCCCACGTGCCGCTGGGCGAGCGCTGCCCCGACGCCCCGCCCGACCTCGTCGCGGTGGTCGAGTCCGCCATGTCACGGGTGCCCGGCGGCCGGCCCGCCTCCGCCCAGGCCATGGCGTCGGGCCTGTCCGTTCACGTGGCCGACCCGACCGTCGACGAGAGGATCGGCCAGGGGACCGGCGTAGGTACAGGCGAAGGGATCGGCGAAGCGATGGCTGGGGGGACCATGGTCCTGCCCGTCGTGGCCGGTCCTGTCGAGGGGCCGACTGGGCGGGCGGTCACGGCCGCCCCTGAGGCCCGCCGGACGAGCCGCCGGGGAGGCCCACCCCCCCGCCGGGGACCGCGGCCCGTGCGGGTCGCCCCGTTCAGCACGTGGCCCCGGCTCCTGTGGCTGAGCCTGGCCCTGCTGGTCGTCGTGCTCGCGCTGGTGGCCCGAGGGGCCGAGCAGCCGGTCGCCGCCCCCGGCGGCGGGGCGACGGCCGGGGAGGAGATCGCGGTCGAGGCCACACCCGCACAGCGCCTGGCCGCCGCCCTGCGGGACCTGGCCAGCCGGCTCGACAACCCCAACGACGGGCCGAGGGCCGAGGAGCTGGGGTCGTTGCTCGACAGACTGGCCGGCCGGGTCGAGTCCTCGGATGCCGGTCAGGGTGGGGAGGCCACCAACCTGATCATCCGGGTCGCCACCTGGTACCAGTCGGGCCAACTGGGAAGCGTGGCCACCGCCCAGGCCCTCGACCTGCTGCGCCAGGTCCCGGGCGTCGACTCCCAAGTGGCCGTGCCCACGACGGTGGCCACGACGGTCCCTCCGTCGCCGGCCACCGTCGAGCCCGCCCCTTCGGGGCGGCCCGACGACGTCCCGGGCCGGGGCCAGGGCAACGGCCGGGGCCGCTCGGGCGACCGGGACCGTGACGACGACGACTGAGCTGCGGGGCTGATCAACGGCGGCCGGCAGCCTGCCGGTCACCGCTCCTTGCGGACCAGCCAGCGGAGCCGCTTGGCCCCTTCGAAGGCGGCCTCGGCCGCCAGCTGTCCCGTGCTGGTCGACAGCGTCGGGTAGACGTGGATGAGGCTGGCTACCTCGGCCAGCTTGAGGCCCTGGTTGATGGCCAGGGCCAGCTCGTGGATCATCTCGCCGGCCGCCGGGGCCAGGATGTGGGCGCCCACCAGCTTGCCCTTGGCCGTCACCAGCACGATGGCCCCGTCGGTAGCTGAGTCGGCCCGGGCCCGGTCCGAGTGGGCCAGGTCCATGCGGTAGACCTCCACGTCGTCGCCGTGGCGCTTCTCGGCCTCGGCCACGGTCTCGCCCGCGTGGGCCAGCTCGGGATCGGTGAACGTGCACCACGGCACGAAGTCGGTGACCCGGCCCTTCCCCGGGAAGAAGGCGTCGCGCACGGCCCGCACGGCCTCGTAGCCGGCCGAGTGGGTGAACAGGTAGCGACCGGCCAGGTCGCCGCTGGCGTAGACCGACGGCACCGACGTCCGCATGCGTTCGTCTACCTCCACCCCCCGCTTGGTGACCTTCACCCCGAGCTCGTCCAGCCCCAGTCCCTCGACGTTGGGGCGCCGCCCGGCGGCCACCAGCAGTTCCTCGCCCTCCCACCGGGCCGGTTCGCCGTCCTCGCTGCCGTGCACGATCTTGCGCCCGCCCGAGACCGTCACCCGTTCGGTGTCGACGTTGAGGCGCAGGTCGACCCCCTCGTTGCGGAGCTTGCGGGTGAGCAGCTCGACCAGGGCGGGCTCGTCGCGGCCCAAGATGGCGGGCCCTTTCTGGAGGACGGTCGTGGGAATGCCCAAGCGGGTCAAGGCTTGGGCCATCTCGATGGAGATGGGCCCGCCCCCGATGACGACCATGGTGCGGGGGGCGCGCTCGATCTCGAAGAGGTTCTCGCTGGTGAGAAAGCCCGCCTCTCGCAGGCCGTCGATGGGCGGCACGGCCGGCCGGCTCCCGGTGCACAGCAGGATGAACCGGGTCTCGAGCTCCCGGGCTTCGTCGCCGTCGCCCGACGGGGTGACCAGGACGGTATTGGGCCCTGTCAAGCGGGCATTGCCGAAGACGACCTCGACCCCGAGCGCCTCGAAGCGCTCGACGTTGTCGTCGGTGGCCGCGATCTGCTGCTGGACCGAACGCACCCGGGCCCATACCCGGGCGGTGTCGATCTCGGGCTCCACCGGCTCCAGCCCGTACTGGTCGGCCACCCTCATGGTGTGGGCCGCCTTGGCCGAGGCGAGCAGGGCCTTGCTGGGGACGCACCCCGTCCACAGGCAGTCGCCGCCCACCCTCGAACGCTCGACGACCGCCACCCGCAGCCCGATCGTGGACGCGAACTCGGCACCGATCATGCCTCCCGAGCCCATCCCGACGATCACCAGGTCGTAGCGCGCCACGTAGCCTCCCCGGCAGGCCTTCCCCCCATGGTGGCCCGGCCGCGTGACCGACTCTATGGCCCGCCGGGCCGTAGGGGGCTGCGGCCAATACCATCGCCGTGTGCCCTTCGACCCGTCCTCCGGCGCGATGGACATCCTCATGGGCCTCGCCGCCTTCTTCACGCTGGTGGCACTGGTCCGTTCGTGGCGGCCCTTCTGGGACGAGGACTTCACCACTGCCGACCGCCGGCTGGCCATCCAGGTGGCCATATTCCTGGTCCCCCCGGTGGTCGTGCTGCTGCACGAGGTCGGGCACCTGGTCACCGCCCTGGCCGTGGGGGTGGAGGTCACCGGGTTCAGCTACGGCCTGTTCCACGGGTCGGTGTCGGTGGCCGGGCTGCGCTCGGCCGAGCAGATCTGGGTGATCGCTATCGCCGGCAACGTGGTCAGTGCCGGCATCGGCTTGGCCATGGTGGTGGCCGGCGTCCGGTGGTCCGAATGGCGGCGGTCGGTCCGCTACTTGTTGATCGCCGGGGGGATGCTCGAGCTCGTCTTCTCGCTCGTGCTCTACCCGGCTCTCTCGCTGTCGGCCGACTTTGGCGACTGGGTCATCATCTACAGCCGCCGGACCGAGCTGCTGAGCTGGGTCACCGGCATAATCCACGTCGGCTCACTGGTGACCATGGTCGTGTGGTGGCGCCGGCGGGGCAAGGTGCTGCTGTTCACGATCGGCAGTGGCACCGAGAACGAAGTGGCCCGGCTCCGCCAGGGGATCGAGGCCGACCCTCGCCAGCCCGGGCCCTGGCTGGCCCTGGCTGACTTCTACGCCCGCCGGGGCGAGCTGGGCCTGGCCCGGGGGACGGTGGAGGAGGCCATCGGGGTGTGCGGCGAGTCCCCCCGGCTGCTGCTCGGCCTGACCCGCCTCAGCATGTTCCAGAGCCGGTGGAACGACGCCGTGACCGCCGCCCGCCGGGGCCTGGCCTCGACCGACGGCCTGGGCGGCGAAGACGTCCGCCAGCCCCTGTGGGCCAACCTCGCGCTCGCTCTCACCCAGATGGAGCGGGCCGACCTCGCCCTCGAGGCCTACTCCCACCTGGTGCCACCACTGACCGACGACGTGCGGGTCCGCTACGGCCGCGGCCTCATGCGCATCGAGGCAGGCGACACCCTCGGAGGTCGCGCCGACCTCGACGACGTAGTCCGCCGCCTCCCCGAGGGCGACCTGCTCCGCCGCTGGGCCGAAGCCCGCATCGAGGGCCACCCCCTCCGCGACGCCGAGGACGCCCGGGTCCCGGCCCACGAACGCCGCTCCGGCCCCCCACCGGCCCCCATCGTCGGCGTCTGACCCCCAGCCGGCGTCAGCTCGTCCCAATCGTCCGCGAGAGGCTATTGCAGATCACAAGAACTCATGATAGTCATGGGACATGCGGGGCGGGCGGGCGGTCGTAGCTACGGCAGTCGTGGCTTTGTCAACACTTGGAGGCTGTGCTGACCGGACTTCGCCGACGGTGACACAGCCCACGGCGACCGTCGGGACCGCTCCCGCGGCGGTGACAACCACCAATCCCTCGGACGTTCCGGTGGAGATTGACGTTCCTTACCTCAATCGCATCCTCGCGTCACTCGATGCCGCGACCGGCGAAGTAGTGCGGCTGGTGGTCGCGACCAAGGCCCTACCCCGCGAGGGCTACGAGAGATTGCAGGCGCTCTACGCCACGGACGAGCTGTTCGATCTTTCCCTGGGCTCGCTGTCGCGTGAGATCTCGAGGGGCGTACCGGGTTATCGGGACCCGCCAGGGGATGCGTCCACAGTCGTCGTCGACCTGATCACGGGCCGACCGACGTGCGCGTTCGCACGGGTATCCCGCGACTACTCGGCCGTTTCCACGGTTGCCCCACCATCCCCGGCCGAGCTGTGGGTTGCGATCACTCCCACGGACCCTGCACGTGACCAGCTTCGCCTCAACCCCGTCGGTTGGGCCTATCTGTACGAAGGAACCTCCAGCAGCTTCGGTCCGCCCAGCGAGGACCCATGCACCGGAAGATGACGGTGAGGCTATCCGTCATGACGGCGGTGTTCCTAGGTGGGCCCTTCTTCCTATCTGTGGCGGTGGCATCGCCAAAGCTCCAATGTTACCCGAGCCACGATGGGGCGGGAATGTGGTGTAAGGGGGAGGATGGTGGTGAGTACTTTGTCCCGCAAAACGCGTCCAAGCCCGAAGGGGGTACGGGATCGCCGGGATCCTCGACAACCTACGTTGCTTATGACCGAGTCGTAGAGGGCGCCGACGGGGAGCCATGCGTTACTCGCGGGCACTATCGGGAGGGAAGGGAACTTCCAGATGACGCCGACCCAGGCGAGATCCCCTCACAGGACAGAATTCCTGGGGCAGGTGGTTATAGCAACTTCTACGAAATACAGGCGGTCGTTGGTGGTTAGGCGGCGGCGTCAGCTCGTTTCGGCTAGGCGGGTCCGATGATGGGGAGGGGCTGGAGGAGGGGGACGATCTCCTGCTCGGTGGCGACGTTGTCGAAGCGGGCCTGGATGACCCCGTCGGCGCCGATGACGAAGACCCAGGGTTCGTTGAGGTTGCCCTCGCGCAGGAGCCAGTCGGCGGCCGCCCGGTTGATGGTCTGGTTCTGGAAGTCGCGCCAGATCTCGATGTGGACGAAGCTGGCCCGGTCGCCGTAGGTGTGGGCCAGGTCGGCGATCATCTCGGTGATGGGCCCGCAGAAGCGGCTCACGCAGTAGACGGGCGTCGAGAAGACCACGACCGCCGGGCGACCGGCGGCCAGGGCGGCGGCCACCGTGGTCGAGTGGATGTGGGGGTCGGGCACCTCGCCCCCGGCCGCCGCCCGGGAGTCGATGGCCCCCCGGGGGGCGTCGGTCGAGGCGATGGTGAGGTTCTCGGTGGCCAAGGCGGGCTCGCCCACCGTCGGGACGATGTTGCGCTCGCCCACCGTGAAGGCGGCCGTGGTGGTGCGCTCCCGGCCGGCCACGTCGGCCGTCACCTCGACCTGGTAGATGCCCGCCTTGGGGAACGTGGCCTGGGCCGAGTACACGCCCCGCACCTCCGAGCCGGACGCCAACTGGGGTGAGGCGGGGGCGGGGGAGGGCACCACCACGCCCGGCACGGGCAGGAAGCGGCCGGCCACGGGCGCCCCGAAGGTGCCCTCCTCGCGGGCCTGGGCCGTGCCCAGGTAGGCGAACCGGAGCTGCACCGACCCGAAGACGACGAACCGCTGGTCGTTGGAGATGACACCCA
This genomic interval from Actinomycetota bacterium contains the following:
- a CDS encoding NAD(P)-dependent oxidoreductase is translated as MTAPSALVTGATGFIASHLVPALLAGGWSVRATGRRGRPAGLPAAAEYQPVDLVEARPEDMTKLLAGVTHVFHLAGASSSRSSEQEMVRNNVEATERLFAAVAASDTVERALHMSSTSVYGEAVQLPSPVPEEVEPRPSRSYGKAKWGAEQVVWRHGRDGLPVVVLRPVSVHGPGTVKLLASAILDAAIERFMGLDRLAVHAVPVEQRLVHIDDLVGATVHLARHGSAPGRAFNIASGVYPTSHDVASVLAGHFGMEVELSDDPDCGPPYDERQKAWSSMLERGMTDAILLTRERFRFMRKANVNNRLSLDNLSSTGFELRHTDPATEIVADARWCEANRWIV
- the arsC gene encoding arsenate reductase (glutaredoxin) (This arsenate reductase requires both glutathione and glutaredoxin to convert arsenate to arsenite, after which the efflux transporter formed by ArsA and ArsB can extrude the arsenite from the cell, providing resistance.) — protein: MDVSVYFNPACSNCRTAEGLLRERGIDADYVRYLEQAPSRAQLEEVLAKLGTDDPRDIVRTKEPVYAELGLDGADRETLLEALVAHPVLIQRPIVVVGDRAVVARPAERLLELLDPPAG
- a CDS encoding serine/threonine-protein kinase; translation: MQTTPHETTSATSPVSSGSVVAGRYRLGGLLGRGGMADVFDAVDLRLDRAVAVKVLRPELAARHDVRTRFEAEARAAAGLSHPNAVAVYDTGEHHGAPFLVMERLPGETLADRLALGPVDAQWLRTAAVGLLGALGAAHRKGIVHRDVKPGNILIASDGTAKIGDFGIAKSAGTGDGAGQDQAALDLTQTDQLLGTPAYVAPERLEGRTATPRSDLWALGVVLYEALSGEKPFQGDNPLDVAQAIGSGAHVPLGERCPDAPPDLVAVVESAMSRVPGGRPASAQAMASGLSVHVADPTVDERIGQGTGVGTGEGIGEAMAGGTMVLPVVAGPVEGPTGRAVTAAPEARRTSRRGGPPPRRGPRPVRVAPFSTWPRLLWLSLALLVVVLALVARGAEQPVAAPGGGATAGEEIAVEATPAQRLAAALRDLASRLDNPNDGPRAEELGSLLDRLAGRVESSDAGQGGEATNLIIRVATWYQSGQLGSVATAQALDLLRQVPGVDSQVAVPTTVATTVPPSPATVEPAPSGRPDDVPGRGQGNGRGRSGDRDRDDDD
- a CDS encoding FAD-dependent oxidoreductase; this encodes MARYDLVIVGMGSGGMIGAEFASTIGLRVAVVERSRVGGDCLWTGCVPSKALLASAKAAHTMRVADQYGLEPVEPEIDTARVWARVRSVQQQIAATDDNVERFEALGVEVVFGNARLTGPNTVLVTPSGDGDEARELETRFILLCTGSRPAVPPIDGLREAGFLTSENLFEIERAPRTMVVIGGGPISIEMAQALTRLGIPTTVLQKGPAILGRDEPALVELLTRKLRNEGVDLRLNVDTERVTVSGGRKIVHGSEDGEPARWEGEELLVAAGRRPNVEGLGLDELGVKVTKRGVEVDERMRTSVPSVYASGDLAGRYLFTHSAGYEAVRAVRDAFFPGKGRVTDFVPWCTFTDPELAHAGETVAEAEKRHGDDVEVYRMDLAHSDRARADSATDGAIVLVTAKGKLVGAHILAPAAGEMIHELALAINQGLKLAEVASLIHVYPTLSTSTGQLAAEAAFEGAKRLRWLVRKER